In one Paramisgurnus dabryanus chromosome 21, PD_genome_1.1, whole genome shotgun sequence genomic region, the following are encoded:
- the ube2j2 gene encoding ubiquitin-conjugating enzyme E2 J2: MSNSLNKRAPTTATQRLKQDYLRIKKDPVPYICAEPLPSNILEWHYLVRGPEKTPYEGGYYHGKLIFPREFPFKPPSIYMITPNGRFKCNTRLCLSITDFHPDTWNPAWSVSTILTGLLSFMVEKGPTLGSIETSDFTKRQLASQSLAFNIKDKVFCELFPDVVEEIKQKQRMQEELRSRAQALPLPDVVPDGEAHHVQNGHLPLNGHLPAGAAHPPDVQQVNRNHGLLGGALANLFVIVGFAAFAYTVKYVLRSIAQE, translated from the exons ATGAGCAACAGCTTAAACAAGAGGGCCCCAACAACAGCAACACAGAGGTTAAAACAGGACTATCTGCGGATCAAGAAAGATCCGGTACCATACATCTGCGCAGAACCTCTACCATCCAACATTTTGGAATG GCATTATTTAGTGCGTGGTCCCGAGAAAACTCCGTATGAAG GAGGATACTATCACGGCAAACTAATTTTTCCACGGGAATTCCCTTTCAAACCTCCGAGCATATACATGATCACACCCAACGGAAGATTCAAATGCAACACGAG gtTATGTCTTTCCATCACAGATTTTCACCCGGACACATGGAACCCGGCATGGTCCGTCTCCACTATCTTAACCGGGCTCCTGAGCTTTATGGTTGAAAAAGGGCCAACCCTCGGGAGTATTGAAACCTCTGACTTTACA AAAAGACAGCTGGCCTCGCAAAGCCTTGCGTTCAACATCAAAGACAAAGTCTTTTGCGAACTGTTTCCAGATGTTGTTGAA GAGATCAAGCAGAAGCAGCGTATGCAGGAAGAGCTCAGGTCCCGCGCTCAAGCCCTGCCTCTCCCTGACGTGGTGCCCGATGGTGAAGCCCACCACGTGCAAAATGGGCACCTGCCCCTAAACGGGCATCTGCCCGCAGGTGCGGCCCACCCGCCCGACGTACAGCAGGTCAATCGTAACCATGGACTCCTGGGTGGAGCGCTTGCTAACTTGTTCGTCATCGTGGGCTTCGCCGCCTTCGCCTACACGGTCAAATACGTTTTGCGGAGCATCGCGCAGGAGTGA